AGAAGGCGCTCGAGTACGAGATAAAACGCCAGGTGCATGTCCTTGAGGAGGGCGGAAAGATAGTCCAGGAGACGAGGCTCTGGGATTCCTCTGCGGGGATAACGCAATCGATGCGTTCAAAGGAAGAGGCTCATGACTACCGGTACTTTCCTGAGCCTGACCTCGTGCCGATTGTGGCGGAAGAAGGTTGGATCAGGGAGATAAGGGAATCACTGCCGGAATTGCCCGACGCAAAGAGGGGGCGGTTTATTTCCGGATACGAATTGCCGGAGGCCGATGCGGACCTCCTGATCTCGGAGAAGTCCACGGCAGACTGGTTCGAAGAAGCGGTCAAGGCGAATGGGGACCCGAAGGCAGTAGCGAACTGGATGATGGGCGATCTCCTGAGGCTCCTCAATGAAGAGAACAAGGCGCTTGAAGAGATTCTTCTCAGACCGAGTCATCTTGCGGACATGATCAAACTGATCGAGAACGGAACGATCAGCGGAAAGATTGCAAAGACCGTTTTTGAGGAGATGTACAGAACCGGGAAGACTGCCGAGGCGATCGTGAGGGAGAAAGGCCTTACCCAGATAAGCGATACCGGCGCGATAGAAAAGGCTATTGATGAGATAATCGCAAAACACCCTCAGGAAGTGGAACGATTCCGGGGTGGAGACGAGAAGCTCATCGGTTTCTTTGTCGGTCAGGTGATGAAGGCGACGAAGGGCAAGGCAAACCCGCAGATGGTGAACGATTTCCTGAAAAAGAAACTTACCCAGTAGTACTCAAAAAACAGAAGCCCTCTGCATTGCCGTTGAAGACGATCGCGCTTCTCATTCAGGACCTTCCTGCCGACCAAACAATGTAGGCCCTTTGCACGACCGTGGCGTGGGTCAGGATGAAGAGTATCCAGAGCACGGGAAGCAGCCATCCCGTCAGGGTGCCGAATATGAGAAATATTATCCTCTCCGGTCTTTCCATAAGGCCGGCCTGGCTGTTGATTCCGAGGCCCTCCCCCCTCGCTCTCGCATAACTTACGAGGAACGCGCCTACCATGGTGCCGATGCTGAGGAATGCACCTGTATGGTTTCCCCTGCCCGCGAGATACCACGCCAGGGAGAGAAAGAGAAAGGCATCGGAATATCTGTCGAGGAGGGAATCGAGGAAGGCGCCGAAGCTTGTGGACCTCCCGTTTACGCGTGCCAGGACACCGTCGAAGATATCACAGAGGGCTCCGAGGAGAATGAAGAGACCGCCGACCCTGAGATTCACGGGAATTATAAATGCTGCGACTGTGGTCAAGGCAAACCCCGCAACGGTGAAGATGTTCGGATGGATCGAGGTCCGCTTTGCGAGAGGGCTGAGCGGCTCGTCAAGAAAATGACCGAGTTTGTAACTGATCATGCCATGCTCACTTTATGAAAGACTCTGCCGGGGCTTCAGGAGAAAATCGCCGGCTCGAAAAGAAGGCTCGGTTATTTCTTTCTTGCCGCTTCCTTGATCAACTCCTGTCCGATGACGTTTCTCTGTATCTGGTTCGTCCCC
This window of the Thermodesulfovibrionales bacterium genome carries:
- the gatB gene encoding Asp-tRNA(Asn)/Glu-tRNA(Gln) amidotransferase subunit GatB, coding for MNYEAVIGLEVHAQMLTESKMFCGCSTRFGAEPNTQTCEICIGMPGVLPVMNRRALEFAIRTGLAMNCQISPYSRFARKNYFYPDLPKGYQVSQYELPICERGYVDIVVDGEKRRIGVTRVHMEEDAGKNIHEGAGNFSFVDLNRAGVPLMEIVSEPDIRSPREASEYMRKLRTILRYLGVCDGNMEQGSLRCDANVSIRPAGTSGLGVKVEMKNINSFRFVEKALEYEIKRQVHVLEEGGKIVQETRLWDSSAGITQSMRSKEEAHDYRYFPEPDLVPIVAEEGWIREIRESLPELPDAKRGRFISGYELPEADADLLISEKSTADWFEEAVKANGDPKAVANWMMGDLLRLLNEENKALEEILLRPSHLADMIKLIENGTISGKIAKTVFEEMYRTGKTAEAIVREKGLTQISDTGAIEKAIDEIIAKHPQEVERFRGGDEKLIGFFVGQVMKATKGKANPQMVNDFLKKKLTQ
- a CDS encoding CDP-alcohol phosphatidyltransferase family protein is translated as MISYKLGHFLDEPLSPLAKRTSIHPNIFTVAGFALTTVAAFIIPVNLRVGGLFILLGALCDIFDGVLARVNGRSTSFGAFLDSLLDRYSDAFLFLSLAWYLAGRGNHTGAFLSIGTMVGAFLVSYARARGEGLGINSQAGLMERPERIIFLIFGTLTGWLLPVLWILFILTHATVVQRAYIVWSAGRS